The following coding sequences lie in one Heyndrickxia oleronia genomic window:
- a CDS encoding S9 family peptidase, producing the protein MQMNEKTYLSIEEIISLPTLSGTNISENGKNVAFVKKTANWKDNKYRNHVWIYEKDKGQCYPLTTDDIDSTYPLWSPDSRDIAYLSPVGDGENKKNQIFIKSIDGYSGVQITDEKEGVSNFKWEPTGKGIYYVAQSKESEEIKKRKERYGDFHHVGKEYQNNSLYYIEIEKVIQNDKDDHENSVVYQLTDGKDFHIHEFDVSNDGKKVVFMATPSPNMGDNINGDLYILDINDGELQKLNIDKLLGGSVCISPDGRKICYAASIREKDYYKAHIQDSTLEIYDIYNGELIHPLTDFDSTVIPLRWTDKGILIRWQDKTNYLIGLLSENGTVEMLSERENSFIADASITRDGNHISYNKAITNETFEIYLDDKKITNENSYFEGKLKSNREIILWKSSDGLEIEGVLSTPVEFDANKKYPLLVVIHGGPAWASFPIFSDCFNEKYPIEQFIEKGFIVLEPNYRGSSGYGNEFLKANYRKLGIANYDDVISGVDKLVDKGIADKDRVGVMGWSNGGYISAFCSTFSSRFKAISVGGGITNWSTHYVNTDIPYFIRMYLGNNPWNDPEIYNKTSPMTYIKSACTPTLIQHGEKDARVPTTNAYELYQGLRDMEVDTELIIFKGMAYSSDQPGINEAIMKQNLMWFSHYILGESMEGFRVL; encoded by the coding sequence ATGCAAATGAATGAAAAAACATATCTGAGTATAGAAGAAATTATTTCATTACCAACTTTATCAGGTACAAACATAAGTGAAAATGGCAAAAACGTTGCATTTGTCAAGAAGACTGCTAACTGGAAAGACAATAAATATAGGAATCATGTATGGATATATGAAAAAGATAAGGGGCAGTGTTACCCATTAACAACTGATGATATTGATAGTACATACCCATTATGGTCTCCAGATTCTAGAGATATCGCATACCTTAGTCCAGTTGGTGACGGGGAAAATAAGAAAAATCAGATCTTTATTAAGTCAATAGATGGTTATAGTGGGGTTCAAATTACTGATGAGAAAGAAGGGGTCAGTAATTTCAAATGGGAGCCTACTGGCAAGGGTATTTATTATGTTGCACAGTCAAAAGAATCTGAGGAGATAAAGAAACGTAAGGAACGATATGGTGATTTCCATCATGTAGGTAAGGAATACCAGAATAATAGTTTATATTACATTGAAATAGAAAAAGTAATACAAAATGATAAAGATGATCACGAAAACAGCGTTGTTTATCAACTAACTGATGGTAAGGATTTTCATATCCACGAATTTGATGTTTCAAATGATGGGAAAAAGGTTGTATTTATGGCTACACCAAGTCCAAATATGGGAGATAATATCAATGGAGATCTATACATACTAGATATTAATGATGGAGAGCTACAAAAGCTGAATATAGATAAGTTGTTGGGAGGGAGTGTTTGTATCTCTCCTGATGGCAGAAAAATATGTTACGCTGCAAGTATAAGGGAGAAGGATTACTATAAGGCCCACATACAAGACAGTACACTAGAGATATATGATATTTACAATGGAGAGCTAATTCACCCTTTAACAGATTTTGATAGTACGGTTATTCCATTACGGTGGACAGATAAAGGAATTTTAATTAGATGGCAGGATAAAACTAATTATCTTATTGGGTTGTTATCTGAGAATGGCACTGTGGAAATGTTAAGCGAAAGAGAAAATAGCTTTATAGCGGATGCTTCTATAACAAGGGATGGAAATCATATCTCCTATAATAAGGCGATAACAAATGAAACCTTTGAAATTTATTTAGACGATAAAAAAATAACGAATGAAAATAGCTATTTCGAAGGAAAGCTTAAAAGTAACAGGGAAATAATCTTATGGAAAAGTAGTGATGGTCTTGAAATAGAGGGAGTTTTATCAACCCCAGTAGAGTTTGACGCAAATAAAAAATATCCCTTATTAGTGGTAATCCATGGTGGTCCGGCTTGGGCATCATTTCCAATATTTTCAGACTGTTTTAATGAGAAATATCCGATTGAACAGTTTATCGAAAAAGGCTTTATCGTTTTAGAACCAAACTACAGGGGAAGTTCTGGTTATGGTAATGAATTCTTAAAAGCAAACTATAGAAAACTGGGAATTGCTAACTACGATGATGTTATATCTGGAGTGGATAAACTAGTTGACAAAGGGATTGCCGATAAAGATAGAGTAGGGGTTATGGGATGGAGCAACGGGGGATATATATCCGCTTTCTGCTCTACGTTTAGTAGTAGATTCAAAGCTATTTCAGTTGGAGGTGGAATTACTAATTGGAGTACCCATTATGTAAATACAGATATCCCTTACTTTATTAGGATGTATTTAGGAAATAATCCATGGAATGATCCAGAGATATATAATAAAACATCACCAATGACATATATTAAATCAGCCTGTACTCCCACTTTAATCCAACATGGCGAAAAGGATGCAAGAGTTCCAACTACAAATGCGTATGAGCTATATCAAGGATTAAGGGATATGGAAGTTGATACAGAATTAATTATATTTAAAGGAATGGCATATAGTTCTGACCAGCCAGGAATTAATGAGGCTATTATGAAGCAGAATTTGATGTGGTTTTCACACTATATTCTTGGAGAAAGTATGGAAGGTTTTAGGGTATTATGA
- a CDS encoding amidohydrolase family protein, translated as MEKLLIKNGTIIDVENGGSFIGAMEVEGNKIKRIMKQDEVLPEGIETIDAKGKYIIPGLIDMHCHINERFAPHFVASGVTTVRNAAGNVNLLQNLIDKPDHAPTPRVYASDRMIDGTPGQWGPTSYGNFVTDDPEEARKEVRRQVEVGAKFIKLYGWIKRDVMEAAVDEAKKYNLEVACDLMNSKELTILDAAELGVNWIEHISGFAQEMYKGWNPLVDQEEWSHIDWDNPDQEKIKGICEKILGYNVKLCPTMVVFDQSMKYPDIWSPKNHVLESTLNINYLMQYWKDNAEYVESIKSRTAIINNLTKAIAKTYYDMGGTVVAGTDTPALMFTYPGMALHRELEIFVEIGFTEIEALQAATVNAAKSIHLDDIGTLQEGKIADLVILNKNPLENIKHTQDIDLIVKGGKVYNQEEILSSIPSEEEVNKSMQAFIEEWEEASVN; from the coding sequence ATGGAAAAATTATTAATCAAAAATGGAACGATCATCGATGTGGAAAATGGAGGATCTTTTATAGGAGCAATGGAAGTAGAAGGAAATAAGATAAAAAGAATCATGAAGCAGGATGAAGTGTTACCTGAGGGCATAGAGACAATTGATGCTAAAGGAAAATATATTATTCCGGGTCTAATCGATATGCATTGTCACATTAATGAGAGATTCGCACCCCATTTTGTAGCTTCAGGGGTAACGACAGTACGAAATGCAGCAGGTAATGTCAACTTACTTCAAAACTTAATTGATAAACCTGATCATGCGCCGACACCAAGAGTGTACGCGTCAGATAGAATGATTGACGGTACACCTGGACAATGGGGTCCAACAAGTTATGGTAATTTTGTAACAGATGACCCAGAAGAGGCAAGGAAAGAAGTTCGTAGACAAGTTGAAGTGGGAGCGAAATTTATAAAGCTGTATGGTTGGATAAAAAGAGACGTTATGGAAGCGGCAGTCGATGAGGCGAAGAAATATAACTTAGAAGTAGCCTGTGATTTAATGAATTCAAAGGAGTTAACTATTTTAGATGCAGCTGAGTTAGGGGTAAATTGGATTGAACATATATCTGGTTTTGCACAAGAGATGTACAAAGGTTGGAATCCATTAGTAGACCAAGAGGAATGGAGTCATATCGATTGGGATAACCCAGATCAAGAAAAAATAAAGGGGATTTGTGAGAAAATTCTGGGATACAATGTAAAACTATGCCCAACAATGGTAGTTTTTGATCAATCTATGAAATACCCTGACATCTGGTCACCTAAAAATCATGTTTTAGAATCCACATTAAATATAAATTACCTTATGCAATACTGGAAAGATAATGCGGAATATGTAGAGTCTATAAAATCCAGAACTGCAATTATAAACAACTTAACGAAAGCTATTGCTAAAACCTACTATGATATGGGTGGAACGGTGGTTGCTGGAACTGATACTCCAGCCTTAATGTTTACGTACCCAGGTATGGCTTTACACCGCGAACTAGAAATATTTGTGGAAATTGGTTTTACCGAAATAGAGGCTCTACAAGCAGCAACAGTGAATGCGGCTAAGTCTATTCATCTAGATGACATTGGAACACTCCAAGAAGGAAAAATTGCAGACCTAGTCATCTTAAACAAGAATCCATTAGAAAATATTAAACATACACAGGATATTGATTTGATCGTTAAAGGTGGAAAAGTATACAATCAAGAGGAAATTTTAAGTAGTATACCAAGTGAAGAAGAAGTTAATAAATCCATGCAAGCTTTTATCGAGGAATGGGAAGAGGCAAGTGTAAATTAA
- a CDS encoding helix-turn-helix domain-containing protein, whose product MAVEYGKTLRMIRKQKGITLKKLADNICSVSFLSKFERGDSDITLGLMARLLDKLMMNFDEFLYIHNDFRPDKLEQFFKTARIAYLNRDVKQLKQLKNKALKKWKQYGVETYHFNALLIEVYESIVDTQYTVDRIQEYDLSLLSDYLFRVEVWGYYELSLYNGTLLLLQPDMVIMLSRTAYEKSARFRDYKKVNDAITAVLFNTIIYLLGPVNRFHEEFTFQKEFSEFISYLETITIPESNLMERVHLLELKGAYDIRTGNKEEGIAKIKQAIQLLNDLNSTKMAYGIEQYLLQIV is encoded by the coding sequence GTGGCGGTGGAATACGGTAAAACACTAAGAATGATACGAAAACAAAAAGGAATAACCTTAAAAAAGTTAGCAGATAACATCTGTTCTGTCTCTTTTTTATCAAAGTTTGAACGTGGAGATTCTGATATAACTCTTGGTCTCATGGCAAGATTATTGGATAAGTTAATGATGAACTTTGATGAGTTCTTATACATACATAACGATTTTCGGCCTGATAAATTGGAACAATTTTTTAAAACAGCGCGAATTGCTTATTTAAATAGGGACGTGAAACAACTTAAGCAGCTAAAAAACAAGGCGTTAAAGAAGTGGAAGCAATATGGGGTAGAAACTTATCATTTTAATGCTCTATTAATAGAGGTATATGAAAGTATAGTAGATACACAATATACCGTCGATCGAATACAAGAGTATGATTTAAGCCTTCTTTCCGATTATTTATTTCGGGTAGAGGTTTGGGGTTATTATGAATTATCACTGTATAATGGAACGTTACTATTACTCCAGCCAGATATGGTCATTATGCTATCCAGAACCGCTTATGAGAAAAGTGCTCGATTTAGAGACTATAAAAAGGTGAATGATGCGATTACAGCTGTGCTTTTTAATACCATTATCTATTTGCTTGGTCCTGTGAATCGATTTCACGAAGAATTTACATTTCAAAAGGAATTTAGTGAGTTTATATCGTATCTTGAGACGATTACCATTCCCGAAAGCAACTTAATGGAAAGAGTACATTTATTAGAGTTAAAGGGTGCCTACGACATCAGAACTGGCAACAAAGAAGAAGGGATTGCAAAAATAAAACAAGCTATTCAATTATTAAATGATCTGAATTCTACTAAGATGGCGTATGGTATCGAGCAATACCTGCTGCAAATTGTATAA
- a CDS encoding IS3 family transposase (programmed frameshift) has translation MGTRVHYAEEVKWEVIKMKQAGMTNKEIMEQLGIKNKTQIKTWMRWYKTGQTYRFSQQVGKQYSYGKESEEMSELEELKLKNKQLEAQLAIIKKVPGDRKELEPRVIVQVVEELSATFKIIDILGVLGIPKSTYYRWKKKYKKVELTSLEELVIKLCKKNFYHYGHRKIKSILNRKYGINVNRKTVQKIMQKFEIQCQVKKKRQKYICGESNIIVPNTLNRNFKASRLNEKWVTDITYLPYGSTMLYLSTIMDLYNNEIVAYKIGTSQDINLVLDTLREAVELRKPVGLLLHSDQGSVYTSHAYQNLAKEKGITTSMSRKGNCHDNAVIESFHSSLKSEGFNAQSRASISNSKVVQIVNQYMYRYNHVRIQAKLNYLSPLEYRGQAA, from the exons ATGGGCACAAGAGTACATTACGCAGAAGAAGTAAAATGGGAAGTAATTAAAATGAAACAAGCTGGAATGACAAACAAAGAAATAATGGAACAACTGGGGATAAAAAATAAGACTCAAATTAAAACATGGATGCGATGGTACAAAACAGGCCAAACCTATCGATTTTCGCAACAAGTTGGAAAACAATATTCCTACGGTAAAGAATCGGAGGAAATGAGTGAGCTAGAAGAATTAAAACTAAAGAATAAACAGCTAGAGGCTCAATTGGCAATTATAA AAAAAGTACCAGGAGATCGAAAGGAGTTGGAGCCACGAGTCATTGTCCAAGTTGTAGAAGAACTCTCAGCCACTTTTAAAATAATTGATATTCTTGGAGTATTAGGCATACCTAAGTCAACATATTACCGTTGGAAAAAGAAGTATAAAAAAGTTGAGCTAACTTCATTAGAAGAGCTAGTAATCAAGCTGTGTAAGAAAAACTTCTATCACTATGGTCATCGTAAAATTAAATCCATCTTAAACAGAAAGTATGGGATAAATGTAAACCGCAAAACTGTACAAAAAATTATGCAAAAGTTTGAGATTCAGTGTCAAGTTAAGAAGAAGCGACAAAAGTACATTTGTGGTGAGAGTAATATTATTGTGCCGAACACTCTCAATCGTAATTTTAAAGCAAGCCGATTAAATGAAAAATGGGTAACCGACATTACCTACTTACCTTATGGCTCGACTATGTTATATTTATCAACGATTATGGACTTATATAACAACGAAATAGTGGCTTACAAAATAGGTACGAGCCAAGATATTAACCTAGTATTAGACACATTGAGGGAAGCTGTAGAATTACGTAAACCAGTAGGGTTACTTCTTCATAGCGACCAGGGATCTGTCTATACTTCACATGCATATCAGAATTTGGCCAAAGAAAAAGGCATTACCACAAGCATGTCCCGAAAAGGAAACTGCCATGATAATGCCGTCATTGAATCCTTTCACTCCTCGCTAAAGTCGGAAGGATTCAACGCTCAAAGTAGAGCATCTATATCCAATTCTAAAGTAGTACAAATTGTAAATCAATACATGTACCGATATAATCATGTACGAATTCAGGCAAAATTAAACTACCTGTCCCCACTGGAATACAGGGGACAGGCAGCATAG
- a CDS encoding metal-dependent hydrolase produces MRYKTHIVSSLTLGAGISITLHYPFHVGYVLGIMFGSLLPDIDEPRSFIGRRSFGFASFVNETFGHRGITHSLFAWGIVSFFCLLSPTPFTIGISLGYLFHLFGDFFSVRSIQLFLPFHPFRPKLPLSYKTGSLSEDILFYIFTILLVYFVFILGHLHHYFILSSTELLDKMIHILVEIIKGVMT; encoded by the coding sequence TTGCGTTATAAAACCCACATAGTTAGTTCACTAACATTAGGGGCAGGAATCTCCATAACGCTTCATTATCCCTTTCACGTAGGCTATGTTTTAGGCATCATGTTTGGATCCTTATTACCGGATATTGATGAACCACGGTCTTTTATCGGACGAAGATCTTTTGGATTTGCTTCGTTTGTTAATGAAACATTTGGGCACCGTGGTATAACACATAGCCTATTTGCTTGGGGGATCGTTTCTTTTTTTTGTCTACTATCTCCTACTCCTTTCACTATTGGAATCTCATTAGGATACCTTTTTCATTTATTCGGTGACTTTTTCTCTGTTCGAAGTATTCAGTTGTTCTTACCATTCCATCCTTTTCGTCCTAAACTACCACTCTCTTATAAAACCGGAAGCCTTTCAGAAGATATCCTCTTTTATATCTTTACCATTCTTTTAGTTTACTTTGTGTTTATCCTAGGTCATTTACATCATTATTTTATTCTTTCTTCCACTGAATTATTAGATAAGATGATTCATATTTTAGTAGAGATTATAAAAGGAGTGATGACATGA
- a CDS encoding helicase-associated domain-containing protein yields MIQKPLIIHPDSRVIYVVEALDKTGKISQRLIQYADLIQAPEQIHTYVLSPYALWTAKAKGISSEELIDFLEENSQNSIPEKLKQEIRKDMEHFGSLTFLIKEDYLILRAETVELIQKIKGLDSIRGKLIPTEDPNILMFLLRYRREIKKVLFEHNLFVKDAIYEWGDELDMRVIPQSLHKYQLLAINHYLNHHHQAGGGGTIIMPPNSGKMIVGLKDNGSIKNIDFNYCRR; encoded by the coding sequence ATGATTCAAAAACCGCTGATTATACATCCGGATAGTCGAGTCATTTATGTGGTAGAGGCTCTTGATAAAACCGGAAAAATAAGTCAACGATTAATCCAATATGCAGATTTAATTCAAGCACCGGAACAAATTCATACTTATGTTTTAAGTCCTTATGCGCTATGGACAGCAAAAGCAAAAGGAATCAGCTCAGAGGAGCTAATTGATTTCTTAGAAGAAAACTCACAGAATTCAATTCCCGAAAAATTGAAGCAAGAGATCAGAAAAGACATGGAACATTTTGGATCTTTAACCTTTTTGATAAAAGAAGATTATCTTATTTTAAGAGCCGAAACGGTCGAGCTCATTCAAAAAATAAAAGGATTAGACAGTATTCGTGGAAAGTTAATTCCAACAGAGGACCCTAATATACTAATGTTCCTTCTTAGGTACCGACGAGAGATTAAAAAGGTATTATTTGAGCACAACTTATTTGTAAAGGATGCCATATATGAATGGGGCGATGAACTGGACATGAGGGTTATTCCACAATCGTTACATAAGTATCAACTTTTAGCAATCAATCATTATTTAAACCATCACCATCAAGCTGGTGGTGGCGGAACAATAATCATGCCTCCAAATTCAGGGAAAATGATTGTTGGGCTTAAAGATAATGGAAGCATTAAAAACATCGACTTTAATTATTGTCGAAGATAA
- a CDS encoding helicase-related protein — translation MGLKIMEALKTSTLIIVEDKYKVENWKRGILENTDLTESNISVFNPNMRKLKPVTIGTYSGLCDFADQLQGFGFVIYDDAHVFPTPKHEKTIDIPSANKLALASTLARSDGNGNLVLALIGPKWYEVLYLTLVHQKVHVPVTCIEVKIPLPTEEQQHYLSRDPHKKVNADSLNSNKAKIVHILLKKEVTKRLLLVSYFQEVINQFRDRFKFDILDSHLNEEERLNIINAFNEQKIDKLLTASKLIEHMPLSMVEVMIALSHQQGSEREEYLRLGKLLPAEFGKEKAVLYSLISENTEEERYYSKRRRKLINQGFHYQIKKFQDLMERGEFFES, via the coding sequence TTGGGCTTAAAGATAATGGAAGCATTAAAAACATCGACTTTAATTATTGTCGAAGATAAATATAAAGTAGAAAATTGGAAAAGAGGAATTTTGGAGAACACAGACCTTACCGAAAGTAATATCAGTGTTTTTAATCCTAATATGAGAAAATTAAAACCAGTCACCATAGGTACTTACAGCGGTCTCTGTGATTTTGCGGATCAATTACAAGGATTTGGATTTGTGATATACGATGACGCTCATGTATTTCCTACACCAAAACATGAAAAAACTATCGATATTCCATCGGCGAATAAACTAGCGTTGGCGTCCACCCTTGCAAGGTCCGATGGTAATGGGAATCTCGTTTTAGCTTTAATTGGACCTAAATGGTATGAGGTTTTATACCTAACACTAGTTCATCAAAAGGTACATGTTCCGGTAACATGCATCGAAGTCAAAATTCCATTGCCAACAGAAGAGCAGCAACACTACTTAAGCCGTGATCCTCATAAAAAAGTGAATGCAGATAGCTTAAACTCCAATAAAGCCAAAATTGTCCATATCCTTTTGAAAAAAGAAGTAACCAAACGATTATTATTAGTATCTTACTTTCAAGAGGTAATTAACCAATTCCGGGATCGGTTTAAATTCGATATCCTAGACAGTCATTTAAATGAAGAAGAACGTCTGAACATTATTAATGCGTTTAATGAACAAAAAATCGATAAATTGTTAACTGCTTCCAAATTAATTGAACATATGCCTCTTAGTATGGTGGAAGTGATGATCGCCCTTTCACATCAACAAGGTTCGGAACGAGAAGAATATCTTCGTTTAGGAAAACTGTTACCCGCTGAATTCGGGAAAGAAAAAGCAGTATTATATTCCCTCATTTCAGAAAATACAGAAGAGGAAAGATACTATTCAAAAAGAAGGAGAAAATTAATCAATCAAGGTTTTCATTATCAGATCAAAAAATTTCAAGATCTAATGGAAAGAGGGGAGTTTTTTGAATCATAA
- a CDS encoding RNA-guided endonuclease InsQ/TnpB family protein produces MSLTYTKKIQIEFSKKDELILDGQSKICNWLYNQLLDACQKDYYENNNSLKLLEGRNLRNYGVSLKKSHPFLNSVFSSVLKEPSTRLLKAYKSFFKGDTRYPKHRSWRKKWFSLVFDEPNKGWEILKEGKAVSISLGKVPGLPKQRGKKNPSIFGKLKENVELGDGEELKTFRLCKQQGDKFFAIFTIERCSETEIEFKKAMSNYRVQRIRSKKLNEPLPQKPSLIKQELHIPDNIKWISLDPNHKNFFVGVDDEGNSIEFKKLLMINYWDKKIDQLKAKRDICVKQYKTKKSKYGNSYTIHSPRWNKLNSAVNRAYNKRREQIKTALYSIAHVLYDRYDLVIIGDYTPANKHAPFKNMKRSMLNQEQIGKFRSILKWVATKRGKYFLISDEYNTTKECCVCGYMRKRDPHIRSFTCENCGTPLMRDINSSVNIGKKVGYKLNIPLYKHKLQSFTFIGKAPYGAEIAWVKK; encoded by the coding sequence ATGAGTCTAACCTACACCAAGAAGATCCAAATTGAGTTTTCCAAAAAGGATGAACTGATACTTGATGGCCAGAGCAAAATTTGCAATTGGCTATATAATCAACTATTAGATGCTTGCCAAAAGGATTACTATGAAAATAATAATTCTTTAAAACTTTTAGAGGGGAGAAACCTGCGTAACTACGGAGTCTCTTTAAAGAAGAGTCATCCATTCTTAAACTCAGTCTTCTCTTCTGTGTTAAAGGAACCATCTACAAGATTGCTTAAAGCATATAAGAGCTTCTTTAAAGGTGATACTAGATATCCTAAACATAGGAGCTGGAGAAAAAAATGGTTTAGTCTTGTTTTTGATGAGCCAAATAAAGGCTGGGAAATTCTAAAGGAAGGAAAAGCAGTTTCTATTTCATTAGGCAAGGTACCTGGATTACCAAAGCAAAGAGGTAAAAAAAATCCTTCTATTTTTGGGAAGTTGAAAGAAAATGTAGAGTTAGGTGATGGAGAAGAATTAAAAACGTTTAGACTTTGCAAGCAACAAGGCGATAAGTTCTTTGCAATCTTCACCATAGAACGCTGCTCAGAAACAGAAATTGAATTTAAAAAAGCAATGTCAAACTATCGAGTTCAGCGCATTAGGTCTAAAAAGTTAAATGAACCCTTACCTCAAAAACCTTCATTAATTAAACAGGAACTTCACATTCCAGATAATATAAAATGGATTTCCTTAGATCCTAACCATAAAAACTTCTTTGTTGGTGTAGACGATGAAGGTAATTCTATTGAATTTAAGAAGCTTTTAATGATTAATTATTGGGATAAAAAAATTGATCAACTAAAAGCCAAACGAGATATTTGCGTAAAGCAATACAAAACGAAAAAAAGCAAATACGGAAATTCTTATACAATTCACAGTCCACGATGGAATAAATTAAACTCTGCAGTGAATAGAGCATACAACAAACGTCGAGAACAAATTAAGACAGCGTTGTATTCTATTGCCCATGTTTTGTACGATAGATACGATCTAGTTATCATTGGTGACTATACTCCAGCCAATAAACATGCTCCCTTCAAAAATATGAAAAGAAGTATGTTGAATCAAGAACAAATCGGTAAATTCCGTAGCATCTTAAAATGGGTTGCAACTAAACGTGGTAAGTATTTTTTAATATCTGATGAATATAACACTACCAAAGAATGCTGTGTTTGCGGATATATGAGAAAAAGAGATCCACATATACGTAGCTTTACATGTGAAAACTGTGGGACCCCATTAATGAGAGATATTAATTCAAGTGTCAATATTGGAAAAAAGGTAGGATATAAGTTAAATATTCCTCTTTATAAACACAAGCTTCAAAGCTTCACTTTTATAGGAAAAGCACCATATGGAGCGGAGATTGCTTGGGTGAAAAAATAA
- a CDS encoding nucleotidyltransferase-like protein, whose translation MEDILRPIYQERASQTNTLSVLIIEKRQNECTVTDTFDAILLMIVKEAETPVFIKHYIYEQKKAALHIVREDQLKEWLLLGSNRKIVEWITHGKVLFDRNEYMANLKGELRDFPFSERKLKAGLEFAKLIRRYIDGKAFFDNDQYLDAYNHVVHALHHLARLAVIENGFHPEITVWNQVKQIEPEIFKLYEELITSDESIEKRLELLFLASEFLIHSRTKVYASHLLGVMQEKERWTINELLCNPDLENYGVDLGILLEFLTEKHFINEIKVETKGPRIYHRYYEVGKKLS comes from the coding sequence ATGGAGGATATCCTTCGCCCCATTTATCAAGAACGGGCAAGCCAAACGAATACCTTATCCGTACTTATTATAGAAAAAAGGCAAAATGAATGTACGGTCACAGATACATTCGATGCGATTTTATTAATGATTGTAAAAGAGGCAGAAACTCCTGTATTTATAAAACACTATATTTATGAACAAAAAAAGGCTGCTCTTCATATTGTAAGAGAGGATCAATTGAAAGAGTGGTTATTATTAGGATCCAATCGAAAAATTGTTGAATGGATCACACATGGAAAAGTATTATTTGATCGAAATGAATATATGGCCAACCTAAAGGGTGAACTAAGAGACTTTCCTTTCTCAGAAAGAAAATTAAAAGCGGGCTTAGAATTTGCGAAGCTTATTCGCAGATATATTGATGGCAAAGCCTTCTTTGACAATGATCAATATCTTGATGCCTATAATCATGTCGTTCATGCTTTGCATCATTTGGCGAGACTTGCGGTGATCGAAAACGGATTTCATCCGGAAATAACTGTATGGAACCAGGTGAAGCAAATCGAACCAGAAATCTTTAAACTCTATGAAGAATTAATCACGAGTGATGAATCAATTGAAAAAAGACTAGAGCTCCTATTCTTAGCCAGTGAATTTTTAATTCACTCCAGAACAAAGGTCTATGCCTCACATTTACTTGGGGTTATGCAAGAAAAGGAACGCTGGACCATTAATGAATTACTCTGCAATCCTGATTTAGAAAATTACGGGGTGGATCTAGGTATTTTACTAGAGTTTCTAACGGAGAAACATTTTATTAATGAAATAAAGGTAGAAACGAAGGGGCCACGAATTTATCATCGCTATTATGAGGTAGGGAAAAAATTATCGTAA
- a CDS encoding YgzB family protein yields the protein MAKKYSNKINKIRTFALSLIFVGFIIMYFGIFFRTHPIVMTIFMVLGLLSIIASTVVYFWIGMLSTKAVQVVCPNCNKPTKILGRVDMCMHCREPLTLDPNLEGKDFDENYNRKKPQKNQSN from the coding sequence ATGGCTAAAAAATATTCAAATAAAATCAATAAGATACGCACATTTGCGTTAAGTCTCATATTCGTCGGATTTATTATTATGTACTTTGGAATCTTTTTCCGAACGCATCCTATCGTCATGACAATTTTCATGGTTTTAGGTTTATTAAGTATTATTGCCAGCACTGTCGTATACTTCTGGATAGGTATGTTATCAACGAAAGCGGTGCAAGTGGTTTGTCCAAACTGCAATAAACCGACTAAAATTCTCGGTCGAGTGGATATGTGTATGCACTGCCGCGAACCGCTCACCTTGGATCCTAATCTAGAAGGCAAAGATTTTGATGAAAATTACAATCGTAAGAAACCACAAAAGAACCAATCAAACTAA